Proteins encoded in a region of the Sugiyamaella lignohabitans strain CBS 10342 chromosome B, complete sequence genome:
- the NOT3 gene encoding CCR4-NOT core subunit NOT3 (Subunit of CCR4-NOT global transcriptional regulator; involved intranscription initiation and elongation and in mRNA degradation; conserved lysine in human homolog of Not3p and Not5p is mutated in cancers; GO_component: GO:0030015 - CCR4-NOT core complex [Evidence IPI] [PMID 10490603]; GO_component: GO:0005737 - cytoplasm [Evidence IEA,IEA]; GO_component: GO:0005737 - cytoplasm [Evidence IDA] [PMID 11889048]; GO_component: GO:0005634 - nucleus [Evidence IEA,IEA,IEA]; GO_function: GO:0004842 - ubiquitin-protein transferase activity [Evidence IMP] [PMID 16926149]; GO_process: GO:0000289 - nuclear-transcribed mRNA poly(A) tail shortening [Evidence IDA] [PMID 11889048]; GO_process: GO:0032968 - positive regulation of transcription elongation from RNA polymerase II promoter [Evidence IDA,IPI] [PMID 21406554]; GO_process: GO:0016567 - protein ubiquitination [Evidence IMP] [PMID 16926149]; GO_process: GO:0006357 - regulation of transcription from RNA polymerase II promoter [Evidence IPI] [PMID 10490603]; GO_process: GO:0006355 - regulation of transcription, DNA-templated [Evidence IEA,IEA]; GO_process: GO:0006351 - transcription, DNA-templated [Evidence IEA]), translating into MDRVFKRVAEGIVVFDGIYEKVQNSTNHSQKEKLESDLKREIKKLQRLRDQIKTWMGSNDIKDKKALAEQRRLIEQEMERFKACEKEMKTKAYSKEGLTSYSRSDPREKEKAEALTFIGSMLEELEQQIETLESEQDSLQSTMKKGRKDTSKSDRISEIEDTLDRHKWHISKLEIMSRMIDNGTLLPESVMSLQDDIKYYVESNQDADFAEDEEIYDELNLEDDMDYEAEPIPVKEEGTSLEDLAMELSKDIEKQKQQHAAEVAAAAANTNGTNVVPATSVVPPAISSASRRTVSSPSVGNTGLSGKSITANNGVTSSQTTAPILSRTATSELKYSSAAGASIPQGLSPLPPPKSQPGLASSIPSGPGQGTASTSAPNPGLDSASPSPVISSSVINNVSNTPRKPQAVTSGSVTSSGVPWAERLDSSRKTSDDQAKGSPSVSGSAASSPRLSNVPPLSPSLSTTTATTATTSTSINNGPSSITFPKFSLPPGLQDLAHAFDSARRRIGSPEPISSIGKLLEASFLNCPDSLIADKPRYYHPESPFPTPAYYPQEPLTNLDSASIMSKMDLDTLFYIFYYRQGTYQQYQAAKELKNRSWRFHKLFLTWFQRHEEPMVISSEFEQGTYRFFDFEGSWMQRRKANFKFEYQYLEDEI; encoded by the coding sequence ATGGACCGCGTGTTCAAGCGGGTTGCTGAAGGGATTGTGGTTTTCGATGGCATATATGAAAAAGTCCAAAACTCAACTAATCACtcacaaaaagaaaaactgGAATCTGACCTGAAAcgagaaatcaagaagCTACAGCGATTGCGGGATCAGATTAAGACATGGATGGGAAGTAATGATATTAAGGATAAAAAAGCATTAGCTGAACAACGACGACTAATTGAGCAAGAGATGGAACGCTTCAAGGCCTGTGAAAAGGAGATGAAGACAAAAGCGTATTCTAAAGAGGGCTTGACTAGTTATAGTAGGTCGGATCCTCGTGAGAAGGAAAAGGCTGAGGCATTAACCTTCATCGGCTCCATGTTGGAGGAACTAGAGCAACAGATAGAGACTCTGGAATCGGAACAAGATAGCTTACAGTCGACTATGAAAAAGGGTCGTAAGGATACATCGAAGTCAGATAGGATATctgaaattgaagatacTCTGGATCGTCATAAATGGCATATTTCTAAATTAGAGATTATGTCGAGAATGATTGATAATGGTACGTTACTACCGGAGTCTGTAATGAGCTTACAGGATGATATAAAATACTATGTCGAGTCCAATCAAGATGCGGATTTTGCAGAGGATGAGGAAATCTATGACGAGTTGAATCTGGAAGACGATATGGATTATGAAGCCGAGCCCATACCGGTAAAGGAAGAAGGAACTTCACTGGAGGATCTAGCGATGGAGCTTAGTAAAGACATTgagaagcaaaagcagcagcatgcTGCTGAAGTAGCAGCGGCCGCAGCTAATACGAATGGGACAAATGTTGTTCCAGCAACTAGTGTGGTACCCCCTGCGATTTCATCTGCATCGCGAAGAACTGTATCATCACCTAGTGTGGGGAATACAGGATTATCAGGAAAGTCAATTACTGCCAATAATGGTGTCACTTCAAGTCAGACTACAGCCCCAATTCTGTCACGAACTGCCACTTCTGAACTCAAGTATTCATCTGCCGCTGGTGCGTCCATACCCCAGGGACTATCCCCgctgccaccaccaaaatCTCAACCAGGATtagcttcttcaattccGTCTGGGCCTGGTCAGGGAACAGCAAGTacatcagcaccaaatCCAGGACTCGACTCAGCATCTCCATCGCCTGtaatatcatcatctgtCATTAATAATGTAAGCAATACTCCCAGAAAACCACAAGCAGTGACGTCAGGTTCAGTGACCAGTTCAGGCGTACCCTGGGCGGAAAGATTGGATTCATCAAGGAAGACAAGTGATGACCAAGCCAAAGGTTCACCGTCTGTCAGTGGGTCGGCTGCGTCCTCTCCACGACTATCGAACGTTCCTCCATTATCGCCAAGCTTGTCCACCACGACGGCGACGACCGCTACGACGAGCACGAGTATCAATAATGGCCCCAGTTCTATTACATTTCCAAAATTCTCTCTGCCACCAGGACTGCAAGATCTGGCGCATGCGTTTGACTCGGCACGTCGGAGAATAGGATCGCCTGAGCCAATTTCAAGTATTGGGAAGCTATTGGAAGCATCTTTCTTGAATTGTCCAGACTCATTAATAGCGGATAAACCACGGTATTATCACCCTGAATCCCCATTCCCCACCCCAGCTTATTATCCACAGGAGCCACTGACGAATTTGGACTCAGCTTCAATTATGAGTAAAATGGACCTCGATACGCTGTTCTATATCTTTTATTACCGACAAGGTACCTATCAACAGTATCAAGCTGCGAAGGAACTGAAGAACCGTAGCTGGCGTTTCCACAAGCTGTTTTTAACATGGTTTCAACGACATGAAGAGCCTATGGTAATTAGCAGCGAGTTCGAGCAAGGCACCTATAGGTTTTTCGATTTTGAAGGCTCGTGGATGCAGCGACGAAAAGCCAATTTCAAGTTCgaatatcaatatcttgaagatgaaatttAA
- the ADH3 gene encoding alcohol dehydrogenase ADH3 (Mitochondrial alcohol dehydrogenase isozyme III; involved in the shuttling of mitochondrial NADH to the cytosol under anaerobic conditions and ethanol production; GO_component: GO:0005759 - mitochondrial matrix [Evidence IEA]; GO_component: GO:0005759 - mitochondrial matrix [Evidence IDA] [PMID 3550419]; GO_component: GO:0005739 - mitochondrion [Evidence IEA]; GO_component: GO:0005739 - mitochondrion [Evidence IDA] [PMID 16823961]; GO_function: GO:0004022 - alcohol dehydrogenase (NAD) activity [Evidence IEA]; GO_function: GO:0004022 - alcohol dehydrogenase (NAD) activity [Evidence IDA] [PMID 3550419]; GO_function: GO:0046872 - metal ion binding [Evidence IEA]; GO_function: GO:0016491 - oxidoreductase activity [Evidence IEA,IEA]; GO_function: GO:0008270 - zinc ion binding [Evidence IEA]; GO_process: GO:0006116 - NADH oxidation [Evidence IDA] [PMID 3546317]; GO_process: GO:0000947 - amino acid catabolic process to alcohol via Ehrlich pathway [Evidence IGI] [PMID 12499363]; GO_process: GO:0006113 - fermentation [Evidence ISS] [PMID 3550419]; GO_process: GO:0055114 - oxidation-reduction process [Evidence IEA,IEA]), which yields MAEQIPKTQKAMVFEENGGPIEYRDIPVPKPASDQILVHVLYSGVCHTDLHAWKGDWPLATKKPLVGGHEGAGVVVALGENVTNFKVGDYAGIKWLNASCLGCEFCLKGNESNCAEAVLSGYTHDGSFQQYATANAIHAAKIDKSANLAAVAPILCAGITVYKALKVSEASPGEWVAITGAGGGLGTLAIQYARAMGFRVVAIDSGDAKEKICKDLGAEVFVDFKSSDLSKQIVEATSGGPHAVIHVAVAEVAITLSTEYVRPAGTIVLVGLPGGAYVKSEVFTHVVKTINIKGSYVGNRADTAEALDFFTRGLVKSPYQIVGLSELNDVFKKMAAGEVVGRYVLDTSK from the coding sequence ATGGCTGAACAAATCCCCAAGACTCAAAAGGCTATGGtctttgaagaaaatggtggTCCCATTGAATATCGTGACATTCCTGTTCCTAAACCAGCCTCGGATCAAATCTTAGTCCACGTTTTATATTCGGGTGTTTGCCATACCGATCTCCATGCTTGGAAAGGTGATTGGCCTCTAGCCACCAAAAAGCCACTGGTTGGTGGACACGagggtgctggtgttgttgtcgCTCTTGGTGAGAATGTGACTAATTTCAAGGTTGGCGATTATGCTGGTATCAAGTGGTTGAACGCATCTTGTTTGGGCTGTGAGTTCTGTCTTAAGGGCAACGAATCAAACTGTGCTGAAGCTGTTCTGTCTGGATATACTCACGATGGCTCTTTCCAACAATATGCCACTGCTAATGCCATTCATGCTGCCAAGATCGACAAGAGTGCTAATCTGGCTGCCGTTGCTCCTATTCTCTGTGCTGGTATTACCGTTTACAAGGCCTTGAAGGTCTCGGAAGCCAGCCCTGGTGAATGGGTTGCTATCACTGGTGCCGGTGGTGGTTTGGGAACTTTGGCCATTCAATATGCCAGAGCAATGGGTTTTAGAGTAGTTGCCATTGACAGTGGTGATGCCAAGGAAAAAATCTGTAAGGATTTGGGTGCTGaagtttttgttgattttaaGAGCTCAGATCTCAGCAAGCAGATTGTTGAGGCTACTTCCGGTGGTCCGCATGCCGTTATTCacgttgctgttgctgaagTCGCCATCACTCTGTCCACTGAATACGTCCGTCCCGCTGGTACGATTGTTCTGGTCGGTCTCCCTGGTGGAGCTTATGTCAAGTCCGAGGTCTTCACCCACGTTGTTAAGACCATTAACATCAAGGGTTCTTATGTCGGTAACCGTGCTGACACCGCTGAAGCCTTGGATTTCTTCACCCGTGGCTTAGTCAAGTCTCCATATCAGATTGTCGGTCTATCTGAGCTCAATGACGTTTTCAAGAAgatggctgctggtgaagttgtCGGTCGTTACGTTCTTGATACCTCTAAATGA
- the LYS2 gene encoding L-aminoadipate-semialdehyde dehydrogenase (Alpha aminoadipate reductase; catalyzes the reduction of alpha-aminoadipate to alpha-aminoadipate 6-semialdehyde, which is the fifth step in biosynthesis of lysine; activation requires posttranslational phosphopantetheinylation by Lys5p; GO_component: GO:0005737 - cytoplasm [Evidence IDA] [PMID 14562095]; GO_component: GO:0005737 - cytoplasm [Evidence NAS] [PMID 3928261]; GO_function: GO:0004043 - L-aminoadipate-semialdehyde dehydrogenase activity [Evidence IEA,IEA]; GO_function: GO:0004043 - L-aminoadipate-semialdehyde dehydrogenase activity [Evidence IDA] [PMID 10320345]; GO_function: GO:0004043 - L-aminoadipate-semialdehyde dehydrogenase activity [Evidence IMP] [PMID 3023949]; GO_function: GO:0004043 - L-aminoadipate-semialdehyde dehydrogenase activity [Evidence IMP] [PMID 4401608]; GO_function: GO:0003824 - catalytic activity [Evidence IEA]; GO_function: GO:0016491 - oxidoreductase activity [Evidence IEA]; GO_function: GO:0031177 - phosphopantetheine binding [Evidence IEA]; GO_process: GO:0008652 - cellular amino acid biosynthetic process [Evidence IEA]; GO_process: GO:0009085 - lysine biosynthetic process [Evidence IEA,IEA]; GO_process: GO:0019878 - lysine biosynthetic process via aminoadipic acid [Evidence IEA]; GO_process: GO:0019878 - lysine biosynthetic process via aminoadipic acid [Evidence IDA] [PMID 10320345]; GO_process: GO:0019878 - lysine biosynthetic process via aminoadipic acid [Evidence IMP] [PMID 3023949]; GO_process: GO:0019878 - lysine biosynthetic process via aminoadipic acid [Evidence IMP] [PMID 4401608]; GO_process: GO:0008152 - metabolic process [Evidence IEA]; GO_process: GO:0055114 - oxidation-reduction process [Evidence IEA,IEA]), with the protein MEMSNYLDMSALELWSEKLRSSTLSVLPFDFVTPNEAKVVESTYSIEIPESIKISLSQFTSNHSFNVLLTAFVTLVFRLTGDEDIVVGTTTTDGLSQYVLRTNITGETKFRELLNTVQEYEKFALENPVSVADLTAYIKSQNKEISSIYRASIQLGECNTHSRSTDLSAFIQPDNKLVIAYNSLLYKKERIVIFAEQLFKIINESAMAADISVGAISLITSRQSVLLPDPTTDLDWSGFKGAIHDIFSKNAKVHPDRPCVVETANFLDPESKDRTFTYKQIDEASNILAHHLVKSGIVIGDVVMVYAYRGVDLVVAVMGVLKAGATFSVIDPAYPPARQNIYLSVAKPNALVVLRKAGLLAPAVTQYIADELDLKTTVPALEILDDGKLIGGANDSSVDVLAHVQDLKSSSTGVVVGPDCNPTLSFTSGSEGVPKGVKGRHFSLTYYFPWMAKTFGLSENDKFTMLSGIAHDPIQRDIFTPLFLGARLLVPTSDDIGTPGRLAEWMGTQGATVTHLTPAMGQLLSAQATHEIPSLHHAFFVGDVLTKRDCLKLQNLARNVFIVNMYGTTETQRSVSYFEVASVAKDSSFLQSQKDIIPAGKGMLNVQLLVVNRHDRTQTCGVGEVGEIYVRAGGLAEGYLKLPDMTAQKFVKNWYVDNEKWVAADNAKASAATSPEPWREYWFGPRDRLYRTGDLGRYLPDGNTECTGRADDQVKIRGFRIELGEIDTHLSRFPHVRENITLVRRSKDEEPVLVSYIVPHNRKETEEFMSARESLDEEVEGDGTQPDYVVKGLVRYRKLIKEVKNYLRGKLPSYAVPTVIVPLNKLPLNPNGKVDKPALPFPDTAQLAAVAKRTEKREDSATVKFSEMESKVKDIWLEILPQRPLSVEPTDSFFDLGGHSILATRMIFAVRKKMMLDIPLGLIFKAPTIAAFAKELEIAGGNNIIDPFSANESAPSEKQVAKTYAEDAENLSKELPAYLSLDKPLNPSAPLTVFLTGATGFLGSFIIKDLLERNNDIKIYAHVRAADKEKGFDRIKNSSIAYGIWKDEYATKIVPVIGNLEEKHFGLAEEQWSELTSSVDTVIHNGALVHWVYPYSTLRGPNVIGTINVMDLCSSGKAKYFTFVSSTSALDTDYFVELSDTLIEAGGEGILESDLLEGSKTGLGNGYGQSKWAAEKIIREAGEKHGLRGTIVRPGYIVGESTSGATNTDDFLIRMLKGCIQLGQIPNINNTVNMVPVDHVARVVTASAFHPAHSELTVSHVTGHPRLRFNQFLRSLQSFGYTVEEVDYVPWRIALEKFVVEGSNDNALYPLLHFVLDNLPQSTKAPELDDRNARTSLAADASWTGVDLSAGKGVDIEQMGVYLGFLVAIGHLPKPTQQGTHELPEVHVDSLLLEKLASAGGRGSSN; encoded by the coding sequence ATGGAAATGTCTAACTATTTAGATATGTCAGCTCTCGAATTATGGTCGGAGAAGCTCAGAAGCTCTACCTTGTCAGTTCTGccttttgattttgttaCTCCAAATGAAGCAAAAGTCGTTGAGTCGACTTATTCTATTGAAATTCCGGAGAGTATTAAGATCTCTTTAAGTCAATTTACATCGAATCACTCATTCAACGTTTTGTTGACTGCCTTTGTTACCCTCGTGTTTCGTTTAACTGGAGATGAAGATATTGTTGTGGGTACTACGACTACTGATGGTCTATCTCAATATGTTCTTCGAACTAATATTACTGGTGAAACAAAGTTCAGAGAATTGTTGAACACTGTTCAGGAATATGAGAAGTTCGCTCTGGAAAACCCGGTATCTGTGGCTGACCTTACTGCCTATATCAAGAGTCAGAATAAAGAAATATCGAGTATTTACAGAGCGTCGATTCAGTTAGGTGAATGCAACACACATTCGCGATCTACGGACTTGAGTGCTTTCATCCAACCTGACAACAAGCTGGTGATTGCTTACAATTCTTTGTTATACAAAAAGGAGCGTATAGTTATTTTCGCTGAGCAATTATTTAAGATTATCAATGAGTCAGCTAtggctgctgatatttCAGTCGGTGCTATTTCCTTAATAACGAGTAGGCaatctgttcttcttcctgATCCTACTACTGACCTGGATTGGTCTGGATTTAAAGGGGCTATTCATGATATTTTCTCCAAAAATGCTAAAGTACATCCTGACAGACCCTGTGTGGTTGAAACCGCAAATTTTTTGGATCCTGAATCTAAAGACCGTACTTTCACTTACAAGCAGATTGATGAAGCTTCAAATATTTTAGCTCATCATTTAGTTAAAAGTGGTATTGTCATTGGCGATGTAGTTATGGTTTACGCATACAGAGGTGTTGACCTTGTTGTCGCTGTAATGGGTGTTCTTAAGGCCGGTGCTACTTTCTCTGTCATAGATCCTGCCTATCCTCCAGCTCgtcaaaatatttatctTAGCGTTGCTAAGCCAAATGCATTGGTCGTTCTTCGCAAGGCTGGTCTTCTCGCCCCTGCTGTCACTCAATACATAGCAGATGAGCTTGATCTTAAGACTACAGTTCCTGCTTTAGAGATTCTTGATGATGGTAAACTCATTGGTGGTGCTAATGATAGCTCTGTAGATGTTCTGGCACATGTGCAGGATCTCAAATCCTCAAGCACCGGAGTTGTCGTTGGCCCAGATTGCAATCCTACTCTAAGTTTTACCTCTGGATCTGAAGGTGTGCCCAAAGGTGTAAAAGGTAGACATTTTTCTCTTACCTATTACTTTCCATGGATGGCCAAGACCTTCGGATTAAGTGAGAATGACAAATTTACTATGCTCAGTGGCATTGCCCATGATCCTATACAGCGAGACATTTTTACACCTCTCTTCCTTGGTGCACGCCTTCTTGTCCCTACCAGTGATGATATTGGTACACCAGGAAGACTGGCTGAATGGATGGGCACACAGGGAGCTACAGTCACACACTTGACACCTGCTATGGGGCAATTGCTCTCTGCTCAAGCCACACATGAAATCCCATCTCTTCACCATGCTTTTTTTGTAGGCGATGTTTTAACAAAGAGGGACTGCTTGAAGTTACAAAACCTTGCACGCAACGTGTTTATTGTCAACATGTACGGAACCACCGAAACGCAGCGATCAGTGTCCTATTTTGAGGTTGCCTCTGTGGCCAAGGATTCTAGTTTCTTGCAGTCTCAAAAAGATATTATTCCTGCTGGAAAAGGCATGTTGAATGTTCAATTGCTAGTCGTAAATAGACATGATCGCACTCAGACATGTGGTGTTGGTGAAGTTGGTGAAATTTATGTTCGTGCAGGTGGTCTTGCTGAGGGTTATTTGAAATTGCCCGATATGACAGCTCAGAAGTTTGTCAAAAATTGGTATGTCGACAACGAAAAATGGGTTGCAGCAGACAATGCAAAGGCTAGTGCCGCCACAAGCCCCGAGCCTTGGCGTGAATATTGGTTTGGTCCTCGTGATAGACTTTATCGTACTGGCGACTTGGGCCGATACTTACCTGATGGAAATACTGAGTGTACTGGACGTGCCGATGATCAAGTCAAAATCCGTGGTTTCAGAATTGAACTGGGTGAGATTGATACTCATTTGTCCCGATTTCCTCACGTTCGGGAAAATATCACACTGGTACGTAGATCGAAGGATGAAGAACCAGTATTGGTGTCTTATATTGTGCCTCATAATCGTAAAGAAACTGAGGAGTTTATGTCTGCTCGCGAAAGTTTAGATGAGGAAGTTGAAGGGGATGGCACTCAACCTGATTATGTAGTCAAAGGTCTTGTTCGTTACAGAAAACTCATCAAGGAAGTGAAAAACTATCTTCGTGGTAAGCTACCAAGCTATGCGGTGCCCACTGTCATTGTGCCTCTGAACAAGCTGCCTCTTAACCCTAATGGTAAGGTTGATAAGCCAGCTTTGCCATTTCCCGACACGGCTCAATTGGCTGCCGTAGCCAAAAGGACTGAAAAGCGCGAAGATTCGGCAACTGTAAAATTTTCTGAGATGGAATCTAAAGTCAAGGATATCTGGTTAGAAATTCTTCCACAAAGACCATTATCTGTTGAACCAACCGATAGCTTTTTTGATCTTGGCGGTCACTCCATTCTTGCCACTCGAATGATCTTTGCTGTcagaaagaagatgatgctggATATTCCTCTTGGTTTGATTTTCAAAGCTCCTACCATTGCAGCCTTTGCGAAGGAGCTTGAaattgctggtggtaacAATATTATTGACCCGTTTAGTGCTAACGAATCGGCGCCCTCGGAAAAGCAAGTCGCCAAAACGTATGCAGAGGATGCCGAAAATCTTTCTAAGGAATTGCCTGCGTACCTGTCATTAGACAAACCTTTGAATCCATCTGCTCCTTTAACTGTCTTCTTGACTGGAGCCACAGGTTTCTTGGGATCATTCATTATCAAGGACCTGCTTGAACGAAACAATGACATCAAGATCTATGCACATGTGAGAGCCGCTGATAAAGAGAAGGGATTCGACAGAATAAAGAACTCTAGCATTGCTTACGGAATCTGGAAGGATGAATATGCTACAAAGATTGTGCCTGTCATCGGAAATTTGGAGGAGAAGCATTTTGGTCTTGCCGAAGAGCAGTGGTCTGAATTGActtcttctgttgataCAGTAATCCACAATGGTGCTCTTGTTCACTGGGTGTACCCGTACTCGACTCTACGTGGGCCCAACGTCATCGGAACAATCAATGTTATGGATCTTTGTAGCTCAGGTAAAGCCAAGTATTTCACATTTGTTTCCTCTACCTCTGCTCTTGACACTGATTACTTTGTAGAGTTGTCCGACACTCTAATTGAGGCAGGCGGTGAAGGCATCCTAGAGTCAGATCTGCTTGAAGGTTCAAAGACCGGGCTTGGTAATGGATATGGCCAATCCAAGTGGGCTGCAGAGAAGATAATTCGAGAGGCCGGAGAGAAACACGGTTTAAGAGGAACCATTGTTAGACCTGGTTATATTGTTGGTGAATCTACTTCGGGTGCTACCAATACAGATGACTTTTTGATCAGAATGTTGAAAGGATGTATCCAGTTGGGACAAATTCCGAACATCAATAATACCGTCAACATGGTTCCAGTTGATCATGTAGCTAGAGTTGTAACGGCATCTGCGTTCCACCCTGCTCATAGCGAACTAACAGTCTCTCATGTTACAGGCCATCCTAGATTAAGATTCAATCAGTTTTTAAGATCCCTTCAAAGTTTTGGATATACTGTCGAGGAGGTTGATTATGTTCCGTGGAGAATTGCATTGGAGaagtttgttgttgagggCTCTAACGACAATGCTCTGTATCCACTGCTGCATTTTGTGCTTGACAACTTGCCTCAAAGTACGAAGGCTCCAGAACTAGATGACCGAAATGCCAGGACGTCACTTGCTGCAGACGCTTCCTGGACAGGGGTTGACCTATCCGCAGGAAAAGGTGTTGACATTGAGCAAATGGGTGTTTACCTCGGGTTTTTGGTTGCAATTGGTCATTTGCCCAAGCCCACACAACAAGGTACTCATGAACTCCCCGAGGTTCATGTTGACAGCTTGTTACTGGAAAAGCTAGCTTCTGcaggaggaagaggaagcagTAATTAA